GACAATGACGACACCGAGGATGACTGGAGAAAGTCTGCTCTTCAGTcctggtgtgtgtatgattaGCGGTGTCCACTTTCAATGCTGAATGTGCTAGACATACTTAGTGCATATGTACCAATATCCCGAAAATACATTATGTGGTGTACTGATACCTGATCCTATTTCTTTTCAAGGACTTAGGAAGAAAGAAATGTCTCATCAACACCAAATTGTGCTTCTGATCTACACATTTATCCAAGTACTGACACATATGTaggcgcatgcatgcacacacacacatacacacacacaagcacacacacatgcgcaaccATATACAAAACTACAAAAGGTCACATACAGGGCACATACAAAAGATAATCAACCTAAATGTGCAACGTGTATATATACAATGGGCAGCACTGTAAACAGATTCAGTGAAAGATGAAAGAGGAAAGACTCAAAAGCCACAGAATTATGTGCTAGAGACTTCACATCTATGAATTCATTCACTATATGAAGACAAGCTCAATAATTTCCCTGATTTGTGGAAACTTGCAGAGTGCTGTGCTATGCAGAATGGCAGACTGTGCAATCAGAAATACCCTGCAGTTAAAAGAGATTACATGTTTTACCATGGGGTCATTTTCCAAAGCCCCGGACGAAACAATTGACTTACCTGTCTGGTGACGCCAATGCAGTTCAtccacttctgattggctgcctgttcAAACCCAAACTGTTTAAAAGTGCGACTACTGATTGCTTACCTCAAACTTGCTTCACATGCTTCAAGACCCTGTGCTTCGTGGTGTCAGGAAAGGTGATATGGCTTTAAATTTCTACCCATTTTCCTCTCTATTCTGCCTGTGGTTTGACTAGGTGTTTCTGAGATCTGCATGGATACATTCAATATTGATATAAGTCTGTGAGCTGTAAAAGTACCTTCCAGGTCAGCTGAATTACAAACAGACTGATGCTTGGAAAAGAGAGCCATGGTTCATTCACCATTAAAAAAGGATGCACACTACTTATTTGTATTGGAAATAAGATGGAAATATTTATGTAGGCTTTCCTACACAGTGAATTATTGAGAGAATAAAAGATATTCTCTCATGCAAGGGGTTGTTTCATGTATATCGTGATACTGGCCCATTACTACTACCCATTGTTATACCATCTAACCTGTGACCTGTTATGATATTAAGGTTGTTGTTGCAAATGATGAACAGGGTACATTTCACTCATTAACTTACGCATTTTAATCTTTCAGAATTTGCTGTAACAATGAAGACTGCGATTGCATGCCTGTGCTTCGCGAGCACAATATGTGCTGCGCCAGTAAGTCCTAAAATGCtactaaaataaaatcacacacacacacacacaaaaaaaacatgcacaatatggacattattacattatatacatcattttgatatcTCTGCATCAGTGGATGTGTTCTTAAATTGTGCGTGCCTCTCAGACACTGACTGATGCAAAAATTGTTCACAGATGACATCCCTCTATGATTACCTGCCCCAGATTGGGGTTCCACGGCAGCCGAGTCAGCCTCCACAGGTAAGTGATGAGCTCAGCATTACAGCATAAGGTTCATGTTGTGCAAAAGCACAATCAGGAACATGGTAAAAGGTGCATAGTatgcaaaacagaatgaaaTCCAACTCTATAACACGTTAAATGAATATTACATTGGcaagttgatttaacatttcACAATCATTAAGGATTATTCTTAGTATTCTGAGCAGTGTATTTAGATTGGTAGAAGAGgataaaacatgcataaaacatgcaaattttATCCTTGAATAAGAACTATTGAGTTGTTTTATATGACAGAAGTAGCAAAAAGTTGGACACACTCTTGAATTAAAGAGAAGTACATGGCACTATTATGGGATTATAGAACATTATTTGTTATGGATATAATAATGTACGGTAGATGCTGATGTTATACTGATTCatatcttgtttttattttcagaggaCTACCAACTATGTGGCACCAGCTCCACCAGCCCAACAACCAGGAATGGCAGCCCCAATCAGCATGGAAATAGTATGTCCTCTTCATTTTACTCCGCTGGTCTCTATATCAGATTGAACTCAGAGAGAAGTGCTGCTATGACAGCCATCAACCACACACGACCACAATCTGAGTCAATGATAATCTGTGTCAATCACTGTCATTAGTGTCATTAGTGCTTTAGATCCATTTAGACACATTGTAAGGCTTGACTTAATTTAGCCATTGTCATGAAATTTGCAGAACAAATTTCAATATATATTGTTTCTACTTActtttttcacttcatttttgaagtgaaaaaaaaacatattgcatACATAACAACACAAAGGACTGATTACTTATTCTCTATTGTTTTCAATGATAAGTATACATCATATATCATAGAGTTAGACTGAACTATTCCAATAGCTTTTGAATTTGGAAAAACATCAGACAATGTGAAGTCATTTATTGGCAGAGGAAGAAAGCGCAGTTGCAGAGGTTTCTGTTTGTGATTGTGCATGTTGATtctaagatttatttatttatttatttttttacaggtatTTCCTCCAAGATTTCCTTCTCAGGTCACAGGGGGGCAGCAGACTGGATCAGTGAGTGGTGCAATGCTGTTGGTCTTTAAATATCTATCTTGGTATTTTCCTGAATAGTTCAAAGTTATAATCTAAAGGCCatgtaaaaactaaaaatacttTAAACATGTATATACACTGCTGTATCTCTAATCTCAATAAGGAATTGCTAAAGTTAATCCAAATAAGATCaattttactttaaatttgtaaattttactttaaatttgACAGGCATTCCCTTCACAAGCATTTATCAAATATAAGATCCCAAAGGTTCCTGGGAGACAGAGCATGGAAATTGTGAGTtggcaaattattattattattattattattttctagtatctatattaatttgtttatttatttaggacgGGCTCGGTTTATGTCTTAAGGGTTCTTTCTCTCCTGAAAAGAGACTTTTCTGTATGGATGTAGATCCAATGCATGAATTTCTGGGAGAAAGCTATTGTATTTAATTCAGAATGTTTCTAAACATATCTTTTTATGTGGCATTCCATTGATTATTCACATTAAGGAAATAGTCCTCTTTCCTTTTTCATCATGAGGGGTTCATGATGGctatttttgtctttcttatttCAGTTCTACCCATACGATTTGATACAGCAACAGCAGGTAACCtcaatgaattcattttattttaaggttaaacacatttcactttgagattctaaatatttttaatgcattttcagatGTTGCCAAATGTTCCCCAGATGCCCGCCATACCAAATATTCCACAATTCCCTCAAATTCCAAATGTGAGATCAAAATTTATTTCATTGAGCATATTCCACATTTTTGTATGTATACAGCAGATATGTCTGTTGAGGTGCATCGGAAATAATGATGTGAATATctgtaaatatttctgttgactaatttttaattcttttgTAGCTTTTTCCATATGGATTCCTGCCACCAACAGGACCTCAACAGAACAATGTGAGAAATTTAACTGCATGCATGATTGCGTTATACAGTCATTGATAATCTGCagcttcaaaatattttgtttctacTTAAATTTCAGGGGACATAAGGAACATTTGGTCCTTTATTTAAACTGTACAACAGAATAAGTACTGCCATTGCACCATATTATAATACTGACATATATGCATGCAACTATTGATTGTAATTTTTAAGgataataacatttttcaaggaaatatggattttttatgtttttatccaGCCCTGCACTGCTCaatattcagttttaaaagTAGCATCTTTTCCTTGCAGATGTTCCCGAGTTTTGGAGTCCAACAGCAGTTGCCCCAGGAACCTGTTCAAGCACAGCAGCCAGCACAGTCAAGCCagccagcacagcctgctcaggcCGGCCTTAATGTaagctttgcatttttttctttttgcggTCTTCTACTTGTCTCTTGCTTCAACAAAATGGAGTACTCAGAAGAACTAAATTTCTGTAATCTCTGAAACATTGTTTCGTCTTTTTTTACAGGGTCCAGCAGCACCTTAGGGCATACATTCCACAGGAGTCAATGCAGTGCTATGAAACACTATGAGCCATAACGAATGCTAACCAAGACGACTGCTTCTGTAACCTTCTAATGAACTGTAATTTTCACCTACATGTATAATCCTGTCTctccacaaacaaaacaagaagcaTGGGTGATAATGCTAATTTTTGTGActctctgttgttttgttttaaaaaaattccttgGTGGTCAAAGTCACAGCTTCACACAACAGCTTTGGTGTGCATGTCATGCTTGCCATGTGTTCAGAACCGTATTCCACAGTATCTCTGCACAGAGTAGTCTATATATTTTCTCTGTAGGTATCCAGAACATGTCCTTCCGTGAATAAGATCTCAGTTCTTCAGGAAAATgttgtgtgtattcatgtgacCATggacatttaattatatatacgGTATGCTGTATGCCATTGATGGCACTGTATTGCAATAAGAATTTGAAAACAATCATTGTTTCAGTGTCCTCATTGTTCTGGGTTGCGTTGGAGTTGTTTGGTAgtgccaaaaaaatattattcacaaaGAATAACACACATGTAGTGTGAACTGTACAATGTAAAGATCAAAATGGGGTAAAGAAAGGGAATGTATTATTATCTACCTTTTGCAATTTCACTGGATGATGGAAGTactccagtacagcagagaAAAAAGGTAATGTTGGACTGTgtctattttaaaatggaaacatcACAGTTCCTTGGATATTTTAAAACTATAAACCTTCAAGAATGACTTGTGTTCAAAAAGTAAATCTTTAAAAGATATGCCACTTTTTTGCAGAGGAATACAAAATTGTGAGAAGGTATGCATCTAATCTCCAGACTGACCTTGAATGCTGTCCTTCACCAGACACATAACATTGTCAGAAGAACATACAATTCGCCTCAAGCACATTTATTGAACTCTTTGTTTTGTGCAGACATAAATATGGATTTATAGACACAGCCAAGATAATTAAATAaggaataaaatatgttttactaaATTACAAGGAATGAACTAGCATCTTATGAActacacacatttttaagtttAGCTTCTGGAA
This region of Anguilla anguilla isolate fAngAng1 chromosome 5, fAngAng1.pri, whole genome shotgun sequence genomic DNA includes:
- the LOC118227521 gene encoding protein app1-like, coding for MKTAIACLCFASTICAAPMTSLYDYLPQIGVPRQPSQPPQRTTNYVAPAPPAQQPGMAAPISMEIVFPPRFPSQVTGGQQTGSAFPSQAFIKYKIPKVPGRQSMEIFYPYDLIQQQQMLPNVPQMPAIPNIPQFPQIPNLFPYGFLPPTGPQQNNMFPSFGVQQQLPQEPVQAQQPAQSSQPAQPAQAGLNGPAAP